The Stigmatopora argus isolate UIUO_Sarg chromosome 23, RoL_Sarg_1.0, whole genome shotgun sequence genome contains a region encoding:
- the fgfr1op2 gene encoding FGFR1 oncogene partner 2 homolog isoform X1, whose protein sequence is MSCTLNSPDMNCTLENVLVDAKSLVERLRNHDNAAEMLIEQTTFLNKRVDAMKQYQLEIDTLNQVARHRPRSSLILGIQQENRQIRALQLENKELRTSLEEHQSALGLIMNKYKEQMFRLLMARKRDNPNIVTQLKEQHTTEIQAHADKINEMASVMKKAIEVDETRLYEDEERIKRLELENKGLRELLGISREAFRIFKGEDASESTSLSPPLTNSDGVAPPVSIH, encoded by the exons ATGTCTTGCACTTTGAACTCGCCAG ACATGAATTGCACTTTGGAGAACGTCCTGGTGGATGCCAAATCGTTGGTGGAAAGACTCCGTAACCATGACAACGCAGCAGAGATGTTAATAGAGCAAACGACTTTTCTCAACAAGCGGGTGGACGCTATGAAGCAA taCCAATTGGAAATTGACACATTGAACCAGGTTGCACGTCATCGGCCTCGATCCAGTCTGATCCTCGGAATCCAACAGGAAAACCGTCAAATAAGAGCCCTCCAGTTGGAAAACAAag AGCTGCGTACGTCGTTGGAGGAGCACCAGTCCGCGCTGGGGCTCATCATGAACAAATACAAAGAGCAGATGTTCAGGCTGCTCATGGCCAGGAAGAGGGATAACCCCAACATTGTGACGCAGCTGAAAGAGCAGCACACAACG gaGATCCAAGCACACGCCGATAAGATCAACGAGATGGCCTCCGTAATGAAGAAAGCCATAGAAGTAGACGAAACACGCCTGTATGAAGACGAGGAAAGGATTAAACGACTTGAG CTAGAAAACAAAGGACTTAGAGAGCTGCTGGGAATCAGTCGCGAAGCATTTCGGATCTTCAAAGGAGAAGACGCGTCGGAGAGCACGTCACTGTCGCCACCGTTGACTAACAGTGAT GGTGTTGCACCACCAGTTTCCATTCATTGA
- the fgfr1op2 gene encoding FGFR1 oncogene partner 2 homolog isoform X2, which yields MSCTLNSPDMNCTLENVLVDAKSLVERLRNHDNAAEMLIEQTTFLNKRVDAMKQYQLEIDTLNQVARHRPRSSLILGIQQENRQIRALQLENKELRTSLEEHQSALGLIMNKYKEQMFRLLMARKRDNPNIVTQLKEQHTTEIQAHADKINEMASVMKKAIEVDETRLYEDEERIKRLELENKGLRELLGISREAFRIFKGEDASESTSLSPPLTNSDVSLQQS from the exons ATGTCTTGCACTTTGAACTCGCCAG ACATGAATTGCACTTTGGAGAACGTCCTGGTGGATGCCAAATCGTTGGTGGAAAGACTCCGTAACCATGACAACGCAGCAGAGATGTTAATAGAGCAAACGACTTTTCTCAACAAGCGGGTGGACGCTATGAAGCAA taCCAATTGGAAATTGACACATTGAACCAGGTTGCACGTCATCGGCCTCGATCCAGTCTGATCCTCGGAATCCAACAGGAAAACCGTCAAATAAGAGCCCTCCAGTTGGAAAACAAag AGCTGCGTACGTCGTTGGAGGAGCACCAGTCCGCGCTGGGGCTCATCATGAACAAATACAAAGAGCAGATGTTCAGGCTGCTCATGGCCAGGAAGAGGGATAACCCCAACATTGTGACGCAGCTGAAAGAGCAGCACACAACG gaGATCCAAGCACACGCCGATAAGATCAACGAGATGGCCTCCGTAATGAAGAAAGCCATAGAAGTAGACGAAACACGCCTGTATGAAGACGAGGAAAGGATTAAACGACTTGAG CTAGAAAACAAAGGACTTAGAGAGCTGCTGGGAATCAGTCGCGAAGCATTTCGGATCTTCAAAGGAGAAGACGCGTCGGAGAGCACGTCACTGTCGCCACCGTTGACTAACAGTGATGTCAGTTTGCAACAGAGTTAG
- the med21 gene encoding mediator of RNA polymerase II transcription subunit 21 has translation MADRLTQLQDAVNSLADQFCNAIGVLQQCAPPASFSNIQTSMNNDQPANQTEEYAQLFAALIARTAKDVDVLIDSLPSEESTAALQAASLRQLEEENHDAAARLKEAVTRGDMLLEKIQSALADIAQSQLRTRNGAPSQPSPADS, from the exons ATGGCGGATAGGCTAACCCAGCTCCAAGATGCTGTCAATTCG CTTGCAGATCAGTTTTGTAACGCGATCGGCGTCCTGCAACAGTGCGCTCCGCCTGCCTCTTTTAGTAACATTCAGACGTCCATGAACAACGATCAGCCGGCAAACCAAACTGAAG AGTACGCTCAGCTATTTGCGGCACTAATTGCCAGAACAGCAAAAGATGTGGACGTGCTGATTGACTCTTTACCAAGCGAGGAGTCCACGGCAGCGCTACAG GCGGCCAGTCTGCGGCAACTGGAGGAGGAGAACCACGACGCCGCGGCCCGTCTAAAGGAAGCAGTCACTCGTGGTGACATGCTGCTGGAGAAGATCCAGAGCGCCTTGGCAGACATTGCCCAGTCACAGCTACGCACCCGCAACGGTGCCCCGAGCCAGCCTTCACCTGCTGACTCTTGA
- the LOC144069137 gene encoding serine/threonine-protein kinase 38-like — translation MAMTGGTGGTAATLPMSNHTRERVTVAKLTLENFYSTLLTQHEEREMRPKKLEKVMDDEGLPDDEKVMRRSQHARKETEFLRLKRTRLGLDDFESLKVIGRGAFGEVRLVQKKDTGHIYAMKILRKADMLEKEQVAHIRAERDILVEADGAWVVKMFYSFQDKRNLYLIMEFLPGGDMMTLLMKKDTLSEEATQFYIAETVLAIDSIHQLGFIHRDIKPDNLLLDSRGHVKLSDFGLCTGLKKAHRTEFYRNLTHNPPSDFSFQNMNSKRKAETWKKNRRQLAYSTVGTPDYIAPEVFMQTGYNKLCDWWSLGVIMYEMLIGYPPFCSETPQETYRKVMNWKETLVFPPEVPISERAKDMILRFCTDPENRVGAGSVEEIKSHQFFEPVDWEHIRERPAAISIEIKSIDDTSNFDDFPESDILQPANTTEPDFKSKDWVFLNYTYKRFEGLTQRGTIPTYMKPGKA, via the exons ATGGCCATGACGGGAGGGACGGGAGGGACGGCAGCCACCCTCCCGATGAGCAACCACACCCGAGAAAGGGTGACGGTGGCCAAGCTGACGCTGGAGAACTTCTACAGCACGCTCCTCACCCAGCACGAGGAGCGCGAAATGAGGCCA AAGAAGCTAGAAAAGGTCATGGATGATGAAGGTTTACCAGATGATGAG aaagtcATGCGCCGGTCGCAACACGCTCGCAAAGAAACCGAGTTTTTACGCTTGAAGAGGACGCGGCTGGGTTTGGATGACTTTGAGTCCCTCAAGGTTATTGGACGGGGTGCTTTTGGAGAG GTGCGTTTGGTCCAAAAAAAGGACACCGGGCATATTTATGCTATGAAGATTTTACGAAAAGCCGACATGTTGGAGAAAGAGCAG GTCGCTCACATCCGGGCCGAGCGTGATATTCTGGTGGAGGCGGACGGCGCCTGGGTGGTGAAGATGTTTTACAGCTTCCAGGATAAGCGGAACCTTTACCTCATCATGGAATTTCTGCCCGGAGGCGACATGATGACGCTGCTGATGAAGAAGGACACCTTGTCCGAAGAAGCCACGCAGTTCTACATCGCCGAAACGGTCCTGGCCATCGACTCCATTCACCAGTTGGGCTTCATCCACCGAGATATCAAACCAGACAACCTGCTGCTAGACTCCAGG GGACATGTGAAGTTGTCGGATTTTGGCTTGTGCACCGGACTGAAGAAAGCCCACCGCACGGAATTTTACAGGAACCTGACACACAACCCGCCGAGTGACTTTT CCTTTCAAAACATGAATTCCAAGCGGAAAGCAGAAACCTGGAAGAAAAACCGGAGACAACTG gCTTATTCCACAGTGGGGACGCCAGACTACATCGCCCCCGAAGTCTTCATGCAAACTGGCTACAACAAGCTGTGTGATTGGTGGTCATTAGGCGTCATTATGTACGAGATGTTGATAG GCTATCCGCCATTTTGTTCGGAGACGCCGCAGGAGACGTACAGGAAAGTGATGAACTGGAAGGAGACCCTCGTGTTTCCCCCTGAAGTCCCCATTTCGGAGCGAGCTAAGGACATGATTTTGCG GTTCTGCACTGATCCCGAAAACAGAGTCGGCGCAGGCAGCGTGGAGGAAATCAAAAGCCATCAATTTTTTGAACCTGTTGACTGGGAACATAtcag GGAACGCCCTGCCGCCATCTCCATTGAAATCAAAAGCATCGATGACACCTCCAATTTTGATGATTTCCCTGAATCGGACATCCTCCAACCAG CGAATACAACAGAGCCCGATTTCAAGTCCAAGGATTGGGTGTTCCTCAACTACACTTACAAACGCTTCGAGGGCTTGACTCAACGCGGCACCATCCCCACATACATGAAGCCGGGCAAAGCATGA